A stretch of Mus caroli chromosome 5, CAROLI_EIJ_v1.1, whole genome shotgun sequence DNA encodes these proteins:
- the Mdh2 gene encoding malate dehydrogenase, mitochondrial, which translates to MLSALARPAGAALRRSFSTSAQNNAKVAVLGASGGIGQPLSLLLKNSPLVSRLTLYDIAHTPGVAADLSHIETRANVKGYLGPEQLPDCLKGCDVVVIPAGVPRKPGMTRDDLFNTNATIVATLTAACAQHCPEAMVCIIANPVNSTIPITAEVFKKHGVYNPNKIFGVTTLDIVRANTFVAELKGLDPARVNVPVIGGHAGKTIIPLISQCTPKVDFPQDQLATLTGRIQEAGTEVVKAKAGAGSATLSMAYAGARFVFSLVXAMNGKEGVVECSFVQSKETECTYFSTPLLLGVRIQGEPPSLPGNLLGFRGGGTMSLRAELCKYSVGNVAAVNGCQGQATVE; encoded by the exons ATGCTGTCCGCTCTCGCCCGTCCTGCCGGCGCCGCTCTCCGCCGCAGCTTCAGCACTTCGGCCCAG AATAATGCTAAAGTGGCTGTCCTGGGAGCTTCTGGGGGTATTGGGCAACCCCTTTCACTCCTGCTGAAGAACAGCCCCCTAGTGAGCCGCCTGACCCTCTACGATATCGCTCACACACCTGGTGTGGCAGCAGATCTGAGTCACATTGAGACCAGAGCAAATGTGAAAG GCTACCTTGGACCGGAGCAGTTGCCAGATTGCCTCAAAGGTTGTGATGTGGTGGTCATCCCAGCCGGAGTGCCCAGGAAaccag GAATGACACGGGATGACCTGTTCAACACCAACGCTACCATTGTGGCCACCCTGACGGCTGCCTGTGCCCAGCACTGTCCTGAAGCCATGGTTTGCATCATTGCCAACCCA GTGAACTCCACCATCCCCATCACAGCAGAAGTTTTCAAGAAGCACGGCGTGTACAACCCCAACAAGATCTTCGGTGTGACAACCCTTGACATCGTCAGAGCNAACACGTTTGTGGCAGAGCTAAAG GGTTTGGATCCAGCTCGAGTCAACGTGCCTGTCATTGGCGGCCACGCCGGGAAGACGATCATCCCCCTCATCTCTCAG TGTACCCCTAAGGTTGACTTTCCCCAAGACCAGCTGGCCACACTCACCGGGAGGATCCAGGAGGCTGGCACAGAAGTCGTGAAGGCCAAGGCTGGAGCAG GTTCTGCCACTCTGTCCATGGCTTATGCTGGAGCCCGCTTTGTCTTCTCCCTCGTGGANGCCATGAACGGGAAGGAAGGAGTCGTTGAGTGTTCTTTTGTTCAGTCCAAAGAGACGGAATGCACTTACTTCTCTACGCCCTTGCTGTTGGGGGTGCGTATCCAGGGCGAGCCCCCATCACTGCCTGGGAACCTGCTTGGCTTTAGGGGAGGAGGAACAATGTCACTTAGAGCAGAGCTGTGCAAGTATAGCGTGGGGAATGTGGCAGCTGTGAATGGCTGTCAAGGCCAGGCTACAGTTGAA